GAATATCCGGTAGTACCGAATGCCTAGCACAGTCAAGAGTAGGCTAGTGATGTATGATTAGGCTAAACGCAAGGACGACGAACCATCGCCCAGATTGCAAGGTTTCAACTCAACAAATGCGCGTGATTTGTTAACACTGACGAGCGTGTTGCATTCGCAGTGCCAGAATGTGTTCGCAAGGACCTTTATACAGCTTGTTTTGCTGATGCCAGTTGCAAGTACATTCTGCGTCGATTATACGCTCATCTTTATCAATCGTCAAAGATAAATTTAAAGTTTTATCTTTGTCGTTAACGCTACCTTGCAAAATCAACGCGCCATTGTCACTTACTGAAGTCACCTGCACTGCATTTTGACTCAAAAACCGAGTTGCGCTTTCTTCTCGTTCGTTAGCGAAGCGCAAACGCTCCATCGGTAAGGGTTCGCGGCTGAGTTCTCGCACGCGATAAACTTGTTTATTTAAGTCATAAATTGCACGTCCGGCTTGAGTGTATGCACTTAAAGCACCCAGTACCGCCGTGCGACTTAAATTTAAGCGTTGTGCAAGGCTATCCGGACTTTCTTGCCAATTTTCCCGCAGCGCGTCAAAAATGAGCTTTTGCGTCCATTCGTCAACGTCTGCGCGGGGTGCCATTAAATCAAAATTACCAGATTGCGCCCAATCGTTTGCCGTCCATCCAGATAAACCGAGGGTAAAGGACATATCGCCTAAATCGGCTACGTAGAATGAAGGCATACCCGTACCCAACAAATGAACGGTGAATTTCTTGGCAACGGGGATGAGACGTTCTAAAATGTTCAGCCGGCGACGTCCCCAAACGCGAATTGTTTGGGGTTGGGTTCCTGTGTAAGGCGATCGCGCACAAACTACTTCAATATTCCACGGTTCAAATACCACCCGCACGGGTTCACCTGGATTCAGATGATAGCGCATACTGCGCGGTCCGGTTGTCTCTTTATGGCGACGCAAAACAAAACAGATATTGTGGATATCCATCGGGTGCAAATCGAACTGCGTCGCAGGTAAAGACATCGCGGAACTAACTTGTAAAAAGCCTCTTACCCAACTATCAGGTAAATCGATTTTGACTTCTTTATAAGCTTCTTCATTTTTTGTTTGAACTTCAAACCCAGAAGGATCAACTTGTAATTGAGTACTCTTATAACTGCGGACTTTTTGAAACTCATCGTACAGCGCTGCCGAATAATCAACATTGGTTGTACCGCAAGCGAATTCATTAATATTTTTAAAGACTTCGTAACTTGCACTCAAGCGTCCATAACTCGATTCATCTACGCTAAAGCACTCAAAAAATACTTCATCTGGATGAACTGTGATTACTGGATCGAGTACAAACCAAGCATCCCTATCCTTTTGGTAGAGATAGTCAAAATAGCGCCTTTGGGCTTGATAATAAAGAGCAAAGCGTGCAGAACTGCGCTTGCTTAATTCATTTAATTCTTCTTGTAGTGGTTTAATTTTTGCAGCGACATCTTGACGCATAGCTGCAACTAATTGCCAATCAATTTCATCTTGTTTAGCACGCCATTCTTTGTAAGCAGTTTTGTCTTTTGGCTTAAACCGCATATCG
The window above is part of the Tolypothrix sp. NIES-4075 genome. Proteins encoded here:
- a CDS encoding SWIM zinc finger family protein; this encodes MSDDKPFGLVQSLMGETPKTALLHRYASTQPIIKTKIMEFNYAYKQSTAVNESGGNTQMSFSPDTKRPPTYFVGELRQNVAFREAISALHDVVVSDMRFKPKDKTAYKEWRAKQDEIDWQLVAAMRQDVAAKIKPLQEELNELSKRSSARFALYYQAQRRYFDYLYQKDRDAWFVLDPVITVHPDEVFFECFSVDESSYGRLSASYEVFKNINEFACGTTNVDYSAALYDEFQKVRSYKSTQLQVDPSGFEVQTKNEEAYKEVKIDLPDSWVRGFLQVSSAMSLPATQFDLHPMDIHNICFVLRRHKETTGPRSMRYHLNPGEPVRVVFEPWNIEVVCARSPYTGTQPQTIRVWGRRRLNILERLIPVAKKFTVHLLGTGMPSFYVADLGDMSFTLGLSGWTANDWAQSGNFDLMAPRADVDEWTQKLIFDALRENWQESPDSLAQRLNLSRTAVLGALSAYTQAGRAIYDLNKQVYRVRELSREPLPMERLRFANEREESATRFLSQNAVQVTSVSDNGALILQGSVNDKDKTLNLSLTIDKDERIIDAECTCNWHQQNKLYKGPCEHILALRMQHARQC